The following proteins are co-located in the Streptomyces sp. NBC_01198 genome:
- a CDS encoding VWA domain-containing protein yields MDTTIGLAVSQQKYLPAGSGEKELHAIVTVEVSGADGATPGPALSEVLVVDCSSSMDRPEEKFRAAKNAAIAALRLLPDGTPFAVVAGTQFAVLAYPPPSGGRTAMAVADDRTRAEAETAVRRLVAAGGTSVGNWLHLAGQLLTVQGAPIQHVLMLTDGRNEHDHFRPLADVLTAAAGKFVCDAWGIGEDWDAQLLLAVARALHGSADAVHRESELVEAYEQLVRGLLAKAVPELTLTVEPLPGSTLRYVRQTFPTEAPLAAEAGAPGTYVTRAWGNEVRRYHVCLAVDPEGQLQGEELLAAEIGLSAPPEAGLRRPDPLPLVVHWTDDPTLSGMTDQQVVHFQLYEQLGEAVAEASAAYHGGRKELATQHLGMAVALAHQAGARRQLAELRRLVEIHDLAKGEVSLRDGLKAVDFEHLITAGSHSTYGPERGGAAADPGVQLGAALTSCPACHRRIPARSRFCPRCGRALGES; encoded by the coding sequence GTGGACACCACGATCGGCCTCGCGGTCAGCCAGCAGAAGTACCTCCCCGCCGGCTCGGGGGAGAAGGAACTGCACGCCATCGTGACCGTCGAGGTCAGTGGCGCGGACGGCGCCACGCCCGGGCCCGCGCTCTCCGAGGTCCTGGTGGTGGACTGCTCCAGCTCGATGGACCGTCCGGAGGAGAAGTTCCGGGCGGCAAAGAACGCCGCGATCGCCGCGCTGAGACTGCTGCCCGACGGCACGCCCTTCGCCGTCGTGGCCGGCACGCAGTTCGCCGTCCTCGCGTATCCGCCGCCGAGCGGCGGCCGGACGGCGATGGCGGTGGCCGACGACCGGACCCGTGCGGAGGCGGAGACCGCGGTACGCCGGCTGGTGGCGGCCGGCGGCACCAGCGTCGGGAACTGGCTGCACCTGGCAGGGCAGCTGCTCACCGTGCAGGGAGCGCCGATCCAGCACGTGCTGATGCTCACCGACGGGCGCAACGAGCACGACCACTTCCGCCCGCTGGCGGACGTACTGACCGCGGCGGCGGGGAAGTTCGTCTGCGACGCCTGGGGCATCGGTGAGGACTGGGACGCCCAGCTGCTGCTCGCGGTGGCCCGCGCCCTGCACGGCAGCGCGGACGCCGTCCACCGCGAGTCCGAACTCGTCGAGGCCTACGAACAGTTGGTACGCGGCCTGCTCGCCAAGGCGGTCCCGGAGCTGACCCTCACCGTGGAGCCCCTGCCCGGCAGCACGCTGCGTTACGTCCGGCAGACCTTCCCCACCGAGGCGCCGCTGGCGGCGGAGGCCGGCGCACCGGGCACGTACGTCACCCGGGCGTGGGGCAACGAAGTGCGCCGCTACCACGTCTGCCTCGCGGTGGACCCCGAAGGGCAGTTGCAGGGCGAGGAGTTGCTGGCCGCCGAGATCGGCCTCAGCGCCCCGCCCGAGGCCGGCCTCCGGCGGCCCGACCCGCTGCCGCTGGTGGTGCACTGGACCGACGACCCGACGCTGTCCGGGATGACCGACCAGCAGGTCGTGCACTTCCAGCTCTACGAACAGCTCGGCGAGGCCGTGGCCGAAGCCTCGGCCGCCTACCACGGCGGCAGGAAGGAGCTGGCCACGCAGCACCTCGGCATGGCCGTGGCGCTCGCGCACCAGGCCGGCGCGCGCCGCCAACTCGCGGAACTGCGGCGGCTGGTGGAGATCCACGACCTCGCGAAGGGCGAGGTGTCGCTGCGCGACGGCCTCAAGGCGGTGGACTTCGAGCACCTGATCACCGCGGGCAGCCACAGCACCTACGGCCCGGAGCGCGGCGGTGCCGCGGCCGATCCCGGCGTGCAACTGGGCGCGGCCCTGACGTCCTGCCCGGCCTGCCACCGGCGGATCCCGGCGAGATCCCGCTTCTGCCCGCGCTGCGGGCGGGCGTTGGGGGAGTCATGA
- a CDS encoding ABC transporter substrate-binding protein produces the protein MSENTVQDEATAPPAAGPSGTLRELTRRRLVLLATVVLTTLALFHAYRGVHSDAVPLQRYSAPGVLAVDTAMDALTKAQEGLAPDEGTTSDFHTRISVAHQSLARAAAADVTGLSGRQTIQTVTGLIATYSGWIEDAQAESAGSQPSAAGKEPSPLPAAFQDYAGSVLQGDADSPTDASVIERLKALQSEQQKVVREQTDFGPLLWLEWGVALALVLGLLVLLAEAHRFSGARFRRQWNPALLGAAVLLVAGTAVLVVFTVLTHSGLADARAALATSPTGDGIPRAGAEVSRRLAGTGFRAAAAYWILAGGPLLAAFVVLGLQPRINEYRLKVVVLRRPRPRSLGVLALCLVVLAGGGAVVVQATGWNGSVTLLANWTGGEQEEFQRLVIDKFEHKYRIHVVYQGSSAESQVLAADVEFGTPPDVAVLPGPGELAGFAAKGMLTPLDDLVREADFGSTWVTPAIGADGTTHAYWLPIKTDLKSMVWHPQGQDDTEVEKAARQPGAWCLGMGSDATSGWPGSDWIEDILLQQTDQDTYTQWVNGEVHWKDDRVRTAWQTWGKLVGAGDPRYTVRALKTNFGDAAEGAGSKPPTCGLEHQSSFARGSVGWREAGGAAYVHSAKVIPGASADSNRWEVSGDLAAVLHSTPQSRKLIGYLASDEAQRARIGTQTGFSVEHTVLADYPDTGVIGEMADTLRSPGAVRCYDASDAMPPQVRDAFALAVLRYLADPTTLDRQLAELDRVTDTLGKRAPTSVCSQG, from the coding sequence ATGAGCGAGAACACCGTCCAGGACGAGGCGACAGCGCCGCCGGCGGCGGGACCGAGCGGGACGCTGCGCGAACTGACCCGGCGCAGGCTGGTGTTGCTGGCCACGGTGGTGCTGACCACGCTGGCGCTCTTCCACGCCTACCGCGGGGTGCACTCCGACGCGGTGCCGCTGCAGCGCTACAGCGCTCCCGGCGTGCTGGCGGTCGACACCGCCATGGACGCGCTGACCAAGGCCCAAGAGGGCCTCGCGCCCGACGAAGGCACCACCAGTGACTTCCACACCCGGATCTCGGTGGCCCACCAGAGCCTCGCCCGGGCCGCGGCCGCCGACGTCACCGGGCTCAGCGGACGCCAGACGATCCAGACGGTGACCGGCCTGATCGCCACCTACTCCGGCTGGATCGAGGACGCCCAGGCCGAGAGCGCCGGCAGCCAGCCCTCGGCGGCCGGGAAGGAGCCGAGTCCGCTGCCCGCGGCCTTCCAGGACTACGCCGGCAGCGTGCTCCAGGGTGACGCCGACAGCCCCACGGACGCCAGCGTGATCGAAAGGCTCAAGGCGCTGCAGAGCGAGCAGCAGAAGGTGGTGCGCGAGCAGACCGACTTCGGACCGCTGCTGTGGCTGGAGTGGGGCGTCGCCCTCGCCCTGGTCCTCGGGCTGCTCGTGCTGCTCGCCGAGGCGCACCGCTTCTCCGGCGCGCGCTTCCGGCGGCAGTGGAATCCGGCACTGCTGGGCGCGGCGGTGCTGCTCGTCGCGGGCACCGCCGTGCTGGTCGTCTTCACCGTGCTGACGCACTCCGGGCTGGCCGACGCCCGCGCCGCGCTGGCGACGTCGCCGACCGGCGACGGGATACCGCGAGCCGGAGCCGAGGTCTCGCGCCGGCTGGCGGGCACCGGCTTCCGCGCGGCGGCGGCCTACTGGATCCTGGCCGGCGGGCCGCTGCTCGCGGCGTTCGTCGTGCTCGGCCTGCAACCGCGGATCAACGAATACCGCCTCAAGGTCGTCGTACTGCGCCGGCCCCGGCCCCGTTCGCTGGGGGTGCTCGCACTGTGCCTGGTGGTGCTGGCCGGCGGCGGCGCCGTCGTCGTGCAGGCCACCGGCTGGAACGGCTCGGTCACGCTGCTTGCCAACTGGACCGGAGGCGAACAGGAGGAGTTCCAGCGCCTGGTGATCGACAAGTTCGAGCACAAGTACCGGATCCACGTGGTCTACCAGGGCAGTTCGGCCGAGAGCCAGGTGCTCGCCGCCGACGTCGAGTTCGGCACGCCGCCGGACGTCGCCGTCCTGCCCGGCCCCGGCGAACTCGCCGGATTCGCCGCCAAGGGCATGCTCACCCCGCTGGACGACCTGGTCCGCGAGGCCGACTTCGGCTCGACCTGGGTCACCCCGGCCATCGGCGCCGACGGGACGACGCACGCGTACTGGCTGCCGATCAAGACCGACCTGAAGAGCATGGTCTGGCACCCGCAGGGACAGGACGACACGGAGGTCGAGAAGGCCGCACGGCAGCCCGGCGCCTGGTGCCTCGGCATGGGCAGCGACGCCACCTCCGGATGGCCGGGCTCCGACTGGATCGAGGACATCCTGCTCCAGCAGACCGACCAGGACACCTACACGCAATGGGTGAACGGCGAGGTGCACTGGAAGGACGACCGCGTCCGCACCGCCTGGCAGACCTGGGGCAAGCTCGTCGGTGCCGGCGACCCGAGATACACCGTGCGCGCCCTGAAGACGAACTTCGGCGACGCCGCCGAGGGCGCCGGCAGCAAGCCGCCGACCTGCGGTCTTGAACACCAGTCGTCCTTCGCCCGCGGCAGCGTCGGCTGGCGCGAGGCCGGCGGAGCCGCGTACGTGCACTCCGCCAAGGTCATCCCGGGCGCCTCGGCAGACAGCAACCGCTGGGAGGTCTCCGGTGACCTCGCCGCCGTCCTGCACAGCACCCCGCAGTCCCGCAAGCTGATCGGCTACCTCGCCTCCGACGAGGCCCAACGCGCTCGAATCGGCACGCAGACCGGCTTCTCCGTCGAGCACACCGTGCTGGCCGACTACCCGGACACCGGTGTGATCGGCGAGATGGCCGACACCCTGCGCAGCCCGGGCGCGGTCCGCTGCTACGACGCCTCCGACGCGATGCCGCCCCAGGTCCGGGACGCCTTCGCCCTCGCGGTCCTGCGCTACCTCGCCGATCCCACGACCCTCGACCGCCAGCTCGCCGAGCTCGACAGGGTCACCGACACCCTCGGCAAAAGGGCGCCCACCTCGGTCTGTTCGCAGGGCTGA
- a CDS encoding organic hydroperoxide resistance protein, with the protein MAIQYVDVLYTAVATAENGRDGRVATDDGKLDVIVNPPIELGGTGAGTNPEQLFAAGYSACFQSALAVVARRAKADITGSRVTAKVGLGKAESGGFGLTVELDVAIPDLDRDTAAALVEQAHEVCPYSNATRGNIAVTLSVV; encoded by the coding sequence ATGGCCATCCAATACGTCGACGTGCTCTACACCGCCGTCGCGACCGCGGAGAACGGCCGCGACGGTCGGGTCGCCACCGACGACGGCAAGCTCGACGTCATCGTCAACCCGCCGATCGAGCTGGGCGGTACCGGCGCAGGGACGAACCCCGAGCAGCTGTTCGCCGCCGGGTACAGCGCGTGTTTCCAGAGCGCGCTCGCGGTCGTCGCCCGGCGGGCGAAGGCCGACATCACCGGGTCGCGGGTGACCGCGAAGGTCGGGCTCGGCAAGGCCGAGTCCGGAGGCTTCGGGCTCACCGTCGAGCTGGACGTCGCGATCCCGGATCTCGACCGCGACACCGCGGCCGCGCTGGTGGAGCAGGCCCACGAGGTCTGCCCCTACTCCAACGCGACGCGCGGCAACATCGCGGTCACGCTGAGCGTCGTCTGA
- a CDS encoding NADP-dependent oxidoreductase: protein MTASTPSTPTGREWQLAARPHGWPTPADFALVEAPVPEPGPGQIVVRNLFLSVDPYMRGRMNDRKSYAAPYELDRPMLGAAVGRVVASAADGVAVGTHVLHGLGWREYALVDAAHAAVVDPEQAPLSAYLGVLGMTGLTAYAGLLRIAEFSAGETVFVSGAAGAVGSQAGQIARLKGAARVIGSAGSDEKCALLVDEFGFDAAFNYKNGPVAEQLRAAAPDGIDVYFDNVGGEHLEAAISSLRVHGRAALCGAVAAYNDTEPAPGPRNLGLLVSRRTTLRGFLVGDHQDLRDDFVREVGGWLRDGRLAYRETVTTGIDQAVSAFLGMLRGENTGKAVVALPE from the coding sequence ATGACCGCGAGCACCCCGAGTACCCCGACCGGCCGCGAATGGCAGCTGGCGGCCCGGCCGCACGGCTGGCCGACGCCGGCGGACTTCGCCCTGGTCGAGGCCCCCGTCCCCGAGCCCGGCCCTGGCCAGATAGTGGTGCGCAACCTCTTCCTGTCCGTCGACCCCTACATGCGCGGCCGGATGAACGACAGGAAGTCCTACGCGGCGCCCTACGAGCTGGACCGCCCCATGCTCGGCGCCGCGGTCGGCCGGGTGGTGGCCTCCGCCGCCGACGGCGTCGCGGTGGGCACCCACGTGCTGCACGGGCTCGGCTGGCGGGAGTACGCCCTGGTGGACGCGGCCCACGCGGCGGTCGTCGACCCCGAGCAGGCACCGCTGTCCGCCTACCTCGGGGTGCTCGGCATGACCGGCCTGACCGCCTACGCGGGCCTGCTGCGTATCGCCGAGTTCAGCGCGGGCGAGACGGTGTTCGTCTCCGGCGCCGCCGGTGCGGTCGGCAGCCAGGCCGGCCAGATCGCCAGGCTCAAGGGCGCCGCCCGGGTGATCGGCAGCGCCGGCTCCGACGAGAAGTGCGCGCTGCTGGTGGACGAGTTCGGCTTCGACGCCGCCTTCAACTACAAGAACGGCCCGGTGGCCGAGCAGCTGAGGGCCGCGGCGCCGGACGGCATCGACGTCTACTTCGACAACGTCGGCGGCGAGCACCTGGAGGCGGCGATCTCCTCGCTGCGGGTGCACGGGCGGGCCGCGCTGTGCGGGGCTGTCGCGGCCTACAACGACACCGAGCCCGCGCCCGGCCCGCGCAACCTCGGCCTGCTGGTGAGCCGGCGGACCACCCTGCGCGGCTTCCTGGTCGGCGACCACCAGGACCTCAGGGACGACTTCGTCCGCGAGGTCGGCGGCTGGCTGCGGGACGGTCGGCTGGCCTACCGCGAGACGGTCACCACCGGAATCGATCAGGCCGTTTCCGCGTTCCTCGGGATGCTGCGCGGAGAGAACACCGGGAAGGCCGTCGTCGCCCTCCCGGAATGA
- a CDS encoding MarR family winged helix-turn-helix transcriptional regulator, translated as MNRRTDPLTTEVVDLIATAVARHHQDYEAAAAGFQLTGVQAKVLALLATGPMPMRRIADRLKCEPSNVTGIVDRLEAQGLAERRPDPADRRVKLAAATAAGLATAERLRDGLDFAREPLAALSEQDRRTLRDLLRRMLGED; from the coding sequence ATGAACCGCCGCACCGACCCGCTGACAACCGAGGTCGTCGACCTCATCGCCACCGCGGTGGCCCGTCACCACCAGGACTACGAGGCGGCGGCCGCCGGCTTCCAGCTCACCGGTGTGCAGGCGAAGGTGCTGGCGCTGCTGGCGACCGGGCCGATGCCGATGCGCCGCATCGCCGACCGGCTCAAGTGCGAGCCGTCCAACGTCACCGGGATCGTCGACCGCCTGGAGGCCCAGGGGCTCGCCGAGCGGCGGCCCGACCCGGCCGACCGCCGGGTGAAGCTCGCCGCGGCCACCGCGGCGGGACTGGCGACCGCGGAAAGGCTCAGGGACGGCCTGGACTTCGCGCGCGAGCCGCTGGCCGCGCTGTCCGAGCAGGACCGCAGGACCCTGCGCGACCTGCTCAGGCGGATGCTCGGCGAGGACTGA
- a CDS encoding SCO2400 family protein — translation MDYCYACRRHLNGAFSCPGCGTPADQLKLPQIGETAQLPPVVDGQDPPDGPPLPGGGRAGARGRQRGRNRGRQQRVAVYGVGLVAVVGALAMLSMAALSAAGSGGTAPAPPPVTDTTRAPAGTASPDTAGPAQPHKGDAGKGGQHRTQSPTATPTTSSAKPTAPATTGPPPSSHSPRPTTSSAPPSSTPKPTHSAHPSPSPTCKKVLWWCQ, via the coding sequence ATGGATTACTGCTACGCGTGCCGCCGGCACCTCAACGGCGCCTTCTCCTGCCCGGGATGCGGCACGCCCGCCGACCAGCTCAAACTGCCGCAGATCGGCGAGACCGCCCAACTGCCGCCGGTCGTCGACGGCCAGGACCCACCGGACGGCCCGCCGCTGCCGGGCGGCGGGCGCGCCGGCGCCCGCGGCAGGCAGCGCGGCAGGAACCGCGGGCGGCAGCAGCGGGTCGCCGTCTACGGGGTCGGCCTGGTGGCCGTCGTGGGCGCGCTGGCGATGCTCTCGATGGCCGCGCTGTCCGCCGCCGGCTCCGGCGGTACGGCGCCGGCTCCGCCGCCGGTCACCGACACCACCCGGGCGCCGGCCGGCACCGCCTCACCGGACACAGCCGGGCCGGCGCAGCCGCACAAGGGCGACGCCGGCAAGGGCGGGCAGCACCGGACCCAGAGCCCGACCGCCACCCCGACCACCAGCAGCGCGAAGCCGACCGCGCCGGCCACCACAGGACCGCCGCCCAGCAGCCACAGCCCGCGGCCCACCACGAGCAGCGCGCCGCCGTCCTCGACGCCGAAGCCGACGCACTCGGCGCACCCGTCGCCGTCGCCGACCTGCAAGAAGGTGCTGTGGTGGTGCCAGTGA
- the efeU gene encoding iron uptake transporter permease EfeU → MLPTFVIGLREGLEAALIVGIIASFLAQQGRRDALKKVWLGVAIAVAICVAVAIGLQIYSSDLPQKQQEQLETVIGAIAVVMVSYMVLWMKRHSRDLRKDLEGAAGRALTEGSASALVLMAFLAVLREGFETSVFLLATFNASGNAKYGGTGAALGVALAAVVGYGIYRGGVRLNLSRFFRVTGLVLILVAAGLVSTALMTAAEGGWLEQGTRAFDLTWLVHPNTPTASVVTGVLGIQPFPDWTMVIGWLVYAIPMAAVVLWPARPRKARAPQPVTG, encoded by the coding sequence ATGCTCCCCACGTTCGTCATCGGACTCCGCGAAGGACTGGAGGCTGCCCTCATCGTGGGCATCATCGCCTCCTTCCTCGCCCAGCAGGGCCGCAGGGACGCGCTGAAGAAGGTGTGGCTGGGCGTCGCCATCGCGGTGGCGATCTGCGTGGCGGTCGCGATCGGACTGCAGATCTACTCCAGCGACCTGCCGCAGAAGCAGCAGGAGCAGCTGGAGACGGTCATCGGCGCCATCGCCGTGGTGATGGTCAGCTACATGGTGCTGTGGATGAAGCGGCACTCCCGCGACCTGCGCAAGGACCTGGAGGGCGCGGCCGGCCGCGCCCTCACCGAGGGCTCGGCCTCCGCGCTGGTGCTGATGGCCTTCCTCGCCGTGCTGCGGGAGGGCTTCGAGACCTCGGTCTTCCTGCTGGCCACCTTCAACGCCAGCGGCAACGCGAAGTACGGCGGCACCGGTGCCGCGCTGGGCGTCGCGCTGGCCGCGGTCGTCGGTTACGGCATCTACCGCGGCGGCGTCCGGCTCAACCTCTCGCGGTTCTTCCGCGTCACCGGCCTGGTGCTGATCCTGGTCGCCGCCGGCCTGGTGTCCACCGCGCTGATGACCGCAGCCGAGGGCGGCTGGCTGGAACAGGGCACCCGGGCCTTCGACCTGACCTGGCTGGTGCACCCCAACACCCCGACCGCCTCGGTGGTCACCGGCGTGCTCGGCATCCAGCCGTTCCCCGACTGGACGATGGTGATCGGCTGGCTGGTCTACGCGATCCCGATGGCCGCCGTCGTCCTGTGGCCGGCCCGCCCGCGCAAGGCCCGCGCCCCCCAGCCGGTCACCGGCTGA
- the efeO gene encoding iron uptake system protein EfeO, producing MNPRATRRRALACAATVITAGLMLTACGGGKDDSKGSAPANAENADAKSSTVKIVISDKDCAPAPATVPAGTVKFDVSNKDSGRVTEAELLDGGKILGEKENLTPGLSGDFTLNLDAGKYQVYCPGAKTEKTAFTVTGTAKKTWKDDPALVTATQQYATWVTGEVRELVSGTDAFTAAVKAGKTDEAKTLYGKARIHYERIEPTAETWSDIDGRIDGRIDDAATAADFTGFHRIEQSLWEKNSTDGLGKLADQLSADVHELYTKVQSVEYQPAAIANGATDLVNEIQSSKITGEEERYSHIDLLDFDGNLAGANEAVTVLLPVLKAKDPTLATTVGQRYQATADALKAYAATPGYEDSGYVDYRKVTDAQRRVLAQAVDAYAESVSKIAGKIA from the coding sequence GTGAACCCCCGAGCCACCCGCCGCCGCGCCCTGGCCTGCGCGGCCACCGTGATCACCGCAGGCCTGATGCTGACCGCCTGCGGCGGCGGCAAGGACGACTCGAAGGGCTCCGCGCCCGCCAACGCCGAGAACGCCGACGCCAAGTCCTCCACCGTCAAGATCGTCATCAGCGACAAGGACTGCGCCCCCGCCCCGGCGACCGTGCCCGCGGGAACGGTGAAGTTCGACGTCAGCAACAAGGACTCCGGGCGGGTCACCGAGGCCGAACTGCTCGACGGCGGCAAGATCCTGGGCGAGAAGGAGAACCTGACGCCCGGCCTGTCCGGCGACTTCACCCTCAACCTGGACGCCGGCAAGTACCAGGTCTACTGCCCCGGCGCGAAGACCGAGAAGACCGCCTTCACCGTCACCGGCACCGCGAAGAAGACCTGGAAGGACGACCCGGCGCTGGTCACCGCCACCCAGCAGTACGCGACCTGGGTCACCGGCGAGGTCAGGGAACTGGTCAGCGGCACCGACGCGTTCACCGCCGCGGTCAAGGCAGGCAAGACCGACGAGGCCAAGACCCTCTACGGCAAGGCCCGTATCCACTACGAGCGCATCGAGCCGACCGCCGAGACCTGGAGCGACATCGACGGCCGGATCGACGGCCGCATCGACGACGCCGCCACCGCCGCCGACTTCACCGGCTTCCACCGCATCGAGCAGAGCCTGTGGGAGAAGAACTCCACCGACGGACTGGGCAAGCTCGCCGACCAGTTGAGCGCCGACGTGCACGAGCTCTACACCAAGGTGCAGAGCGTGGAGTACCAGCCGGCCGCGATCGCCAACGGCGCGACCGATCTGGTCAACGAGATCCAGTCCTCCAAGATCACCGGGGAGGAGGAGCGCTACTCGCACATCGACCTGCTGGACTTCGACGGCAACCTGGCCGGTGCGAACGAGGCGGTCACCGTGCTGCTGCCGGTGCTCAAGGCGAAGGACCCGACGCTCGCCACCACCGTCGGCCAGCGCTACCAGGCGACCGCCGACGCGCTCAAGGCGTACGCGGCCACGCCCGGTTACGAGGACAGCGGCTACGTCGACTACCGCAAGGTCACCGACGCCCAGCGGCGCGTCCTGGCCCAGGCGGTCGACGCGTACGCCGAGTCGGTGTCCAAGATCGCCGGAAAGATCGCCTGA